One region of Actinopolymorpha sp. NPDC004070 genomic DNA includes:
- a CDS encoding response regulator transcription factor: protein MTRVLVVEDEESYSDALSYVLRKEGFEVALAATGTVALEEFERGGADIVLLDLMLPGLSGTEVCRELRRTSNVPVIMVTAKDTEIDKVVGLELGADDYVTKPYSPRELVARIRAVLRRGTEPTGEVVQATLEGGPVRMDVERHVVSVSGDDVRLPLKEFELLEMFLRNTGRVLTRGQLIDRVWGADYVGDTKTLDVHVKRLRAKIEPDPGNPRHLVTVRGLGYKFEG, encoded by the coding sequence GTGACCCGTGTGCTCGTCGTGGAGGACGAGGAAAGCTACAGCGACGCGCTGTCGTACGTGCTCCGCAAGGAGGGGTTCGAGGTCGCGCTGGCGGCCACCGGCACCGTCGCGCTGGAGGAGTTCGAACGCGGCGGCGCCGACATCGTGTTGCTCGACCTCATGTTGCCCGGGCTGTCCGGCACCGAGGTCTGCCGCGAGCTTCGCCGTACATCCAACGTCCCGGTCATCATGGTGACCGCGAAGGACACCGAGATCGACAAGGTGGTGGGCCTGGAGCTGGGTGCCGACGACTACGTCACCAAGCCCTACAGCCCCCGTGAGCTCGTCGCCCGGATCCGTGCGGTGCTGCGCCGCGGCACCGAGCCGACGGGCGAGGTCGTCCAGGCCACGCTGGAGGGCGGGCCGGTCCGGATGGACGTCGAACGCCACGTGGTGTCGGTGAGCGGCGACGACGTTCGCCTGCCGCTGAAGGAGTTCGAGCTGCTGGAGATGTTCCTGCGCAACACCGGCCGGGTGCTGACCCGGGGGCAGCTGATCGACCGGGTGTGGGGCGCGGACTACGTGGGTGACACCAAGACGCTGGACGTGCACGTCAAGCGGCTGCGGGCCAAGATCGAGCCGGACCCCGGAAACCCACGTCACCTGGTGACGGTGCGCGGGCTGGGCTACAAGTTCGAGGGCTAG
- a CDS encoding ATP-binding protein has translation MEATLAATLSGLVGLAIGAVAVLAFRLSEGAQTRAPDEPEPAVPPDVAKVLAVLRSAAVVVGPHDEVRQASAPARSFGLVRGSRIVVEDLLELVREVRRDGEIRQCDLELPRSRFGQDTLSVFARVAPLGSQLILVLVEDRTKERRIDTIRRDFVANVSHELKTPIGALVLLAEAVQHAADDPEAVQRFAGRMQVESDRLTRLVQQIIELSRVQADDPVEEAAAVELDLVVDGALDRSRVDAQTKQVTLVRAGDTGLSVTGSAQQLIIALGNLVENAVTYSPEYTRVVVDVRRRPAATMDGFGPGFGPMVEIAVSDQGVGIPEKELERVFERFYRVDRARSRQTGGTGLGLSIVKHVAASHGGAVDVWSVEGEGSTFTLLLPLRPDPAESSAPVREIGSVRLPGPAELPGPEQHNPTTRPATRPAMPADASGVRRPKEATR, from the coding sequence GTGGAAGCGACGCTCGCCGCGACCCTCAGCGGCCTGGTCGGCCTCGCCATCGGCGCGGTCGCGGTCCTCGCCTTCCGGTTGAGCGAAGGCGCCCAGACCAGGGCGCCGGACGAGCCGGAGCCGGCCGTACCCCCCGACGTGGCGAAGGTCCTCGCCGTGCTGCGCTCGGCCGCCGTGGTCGTCGGTCCCCACGACGAGGTACGCCAGGCCAGCGCCCCGGCCCGGTCGTTCGGGCTGGTCCGCGGCAGCCGGATCGTGGTCGAGGACCTCCTCGAACTCGTGCGCGAGGTGCGCCGCGACGGTGAGATCCGGCAGTGCGACCTGGAGCTTCCCCGCAGCCGCTTCGGCCAGGACACCCTGTCCGTTTTCGCCCGGGTCGCCCCGCTGGGCAGCCAGCTGATCCTGGTGCTGGTCGAGGACCGCACCAAGGAACGCCGGATCGACACCATCCGGCGTGATTTCGTCGCCAACGTCAGCCACGAGCTGAAGACCCCGATCGGGGCCCTGGTCCTGCTGGCCGAGGCGGTCCAGCACGCCGCGGACGACCCCGAGGCGGTCCAGCGGTTCGCCGGCCGGATGCAGGTCGAGAGCGACCGGCTGACCCGGCTGGTGCAGCAGATCATCGAGCTGTCCCGCGTCCAGGCCGACGACCCGGTGGAGGAGGCCGCGGCGGTCGAGCTGGACCTGGTGGTCGACGGCGCGCTGGACCGGTCCCGGGTGGACGCGCAGACCAAGCAGGTCACGCTGGTCCGGGCCGGGGACACCGGCCTCAGCGTGACCGGAAGCGCCCAGCAGCTGATCATCGCGCTCGGCAACCTGGTCGAGAACGCCGTGACGTACAGCCCCGAGTACACCCGCGTGGTGGTCGACGTACGCCGGCGGCCCGCGGCCACCATGGACGGTTTCGGTCCGGGGTTCGGCCCGATGGTCGAGATCGCGGTCTCCGACCAGGGCGTCGGGATCCCGGAGAAGGAGCTGGAGCGGGTCTTCGAACGCTTCTACCGGGTGGACCGCGCCCGCAGCCGGCAGACCGGCGGCACCGGACTCGGCCTGTCCATCGTCAAGCACGTGGCGGCCAGCCACGGCGGGGCGGTCGACGTGTGGAGCGTGGAGGGGGAGGGCTCGACCTTCACCCTCCTGCTGCCGCTGCGTCCGGACCCCGCGGAGTCCTCCGCGCCCGTCCGCGAGATCGGCTCGGTCCGCCTTCCCGGCCCGGCCGAGCTTCCCGGCCCCGAGCAGCACAACCCCACGACCAGACCCGCAACCAGACCCGCCATGCCGGCGGACGCGAGTGGCGTACGCCGCCCGAAGGAGGCAACCCGGTGA
- the phoU gene encoding phosphate signaling complex protein PhoU, with amino-acid sequence MRDAFHEQLQHLTDRMVEMANLVEVAVREGTGALLEADARRAERVIAADAQIDRLQSLVEERTFEQLALQQPVASDLRALVAALRMVADLERMGDLAEHVAKIARMRYPECAIPAELHDTIAEMGSVAERMVHKVAQTVASSDVTQAVDLVAEDDQMDRLRRSLFHIVLDKDWSHGVEAAIDIALLGRYYERIADHAVSMARRVIYLVTGDVPVRSS; translated from the coding sequence ATGCGAGACGCGTTTCACGAGCAGCTTCAGCATCTGACCGACCGCATGGTCGAAATGGCCAACCTGGTGGAGGTCGCCGTCCGGGAGGGGACTGGCGCCCTGCTGGAGGCCGACGCCCGGCGGGCAGAGCGGGTGATCGCCGCGGATGCCCAGATCGACCGTTTGCAGTCACTGGTCGAGGAACGCACGTTCGAGCAGCTTGCCCTGCAACAGCCGGTTGCCAGTGACCTGCGCGCCCTGGTGGCCGCGCTGCGGATGGTGGCCGACCTGGAGCGGATGGGCGACCTCGCCGAGCACGTCGCCAAGATCGCCCGGATGCGCTACCCCGAGTGTGCGATCCCGGCCGAGCTTCACGACACGATCGCCGAGATGGGCTCGGTGGCGGAGCGCATGGTGCACAAGGTCGCGCAGACCGTGGCGTCCTCCGACGTCACCCAGGCGGTCGACCTGGTGGCCGAGGACGACCAGATGGACCGGCTGCGGCGGTCGCTGTTCCACATCGTGCTGGACAAGGACTGGTCGCACGGGGTCGAGGCCGCGATCGACATCGCCCTGCTGGGCCGCTACTACGAACGCATCGCCGACCACGCGGTCTCCATGGCCCGCCGGGTGATCTACCTCGTGACCGGAGACGTACCGGTCCGTTCGTCCTGA
- a CDS encoding ABC transporter ATP-binding protein: protein MQPDPVKGWLRWLAPYLGRHRRALVTSLVAATAWTAALVSAPLLQKIVVDDAIVARTKPVLPWVLALVGVVALRACASGLWRETGGRLSIHVQNDIRDDLYAHLQHLDAAAHERMQSGQLVARVNSDLVLIQQAVGLLPPVLGTVLQVTLALCIMATLSPLLALVLCGVLVVLVTVTRRLHMRVYAASWDAQQREADMTTVAEEAITGVRVVKGFGQERAELGRFVESLTVLFRSRVRAVRERSPLLATLQASPLAGQVLVLLFGGWLALNGHLTVGTFFAFLAYLADLNGSARLLAMVLTLLPRARSGTERIAEVFAVQPEVRDEAARPAAADPAEARPATARPGTDRTGGNAERGAFVTFDDVSFSYPDGPEALDGFSLDVLPGETVAIVGPTGSGKSSALQLVSRLRDVSSGRVLLDGVDVRELPLPDLRRRVSVVFDEAMLLSGSIRDNIAYGRADATDDEVVAMAKIAAIHDFVTNLPEGYDTEVGQEGLGLSGGQRQRIALARALVADADVLVLDDATSAVDVQVERRILDAMREVVDGRTVIVVAYRESTVALADRVVLVDGGRVVDQGTHEELLVRSELYQALMSELADTKGAEDGEGAGDGAQAASAVTPEAWEPSQTAVNPLRARVGDPVSPELLSALAALRPAADETAVDVERESNRHERFRFTRMLRPQRWGILLGLALLLVDALAVLAGPLLVQNGLEQALGSRSLGMLLVTCAVFGLVALIDWSDVWATTFVTARTTERILYALRIRLFAHLQRLGMDYYDRTHAGRIMTRLTSDVNAVAELIQAGLTNALVAIVTFTGMTAVLLVLNPTLALVVLAVVPPATVATIWYRRVVGPAYEEARELNSALNTYLHETLAVLPVTQAFQREHANQTYFRGLADRQFVARRTSNRATAMYVAFIELLAGLTVATTLLVGWHLVETGQLRVAELVPFLLYLALAFAPIQQMATVFDIYQRARTGVTRIAALLAEEVSVPTPAEPTDVGTLRGDIELRDVTLQYNGTRKPALREANLRVDAGERVAFVGQTGAGKSTIAKVITRFYDATGGQVEIDGAPVTGFDPEKFRQSIGYVPQEPFLFSRTIRDNIAYGIPDVTDEMVEQAARAVGAHDFIAGLDGGYLHEVQERGRSLSAGQRQLLCLARALVMDPRILVLDEATSHLDLQSERRVEQAMAKVAAGRTTIVIAHRPQTLRWVDRIVTVHDGQVVADQTAEQFQAARVASAQ from the coding sequence GTGCAGCCTGATCCTGTCAAGGGCTGGTTGCGGTGGCTGGCGCCCTACCTCGGCCGTCATCGCCGCGCGCTGGTGACATCGCTGGTCGCGGCGACGGCATGGACCGCGGCGCTGGTCAGCGCGCCGCTGCTGCAGAAGATCGTGGTCGACGACGCGATCGTGGCGCGGACCAAGCCGGTGCTTCCCTGGGTGCTCGCCCTGGTCGGTGTCGTCGCACTCCGGGCCTGCGCCAGCGGTCTGTGGCGAGAGACGGGCGGCCGACTGAGCATCCACGTCCAGAACGACATCCGCGACGACCTCTACGCACACCTGCAGCATCTGGACGCCGCCGCGCACGAGCGAATGCAGAGCGGGCAGCTGGTCGCCCGGGTCAACTCCGACCTGGTGCTGATCCAACAGGCCGTCGGTCTGCTGCCGCCGGTGCTCGGCACCGTCCTGCAGGTGACCTTGGCCCTGTGCATCATGGCCACGTTGTCACCTCTGCTGGCGTTGGTGTTGTGCGGCGTTCTCGTGGTGCTGGTGACCGTCACCCGCCGGCTGCACATGCGGGTGTACGCCGCGTCCTGGGACGCCCAGCAACGTGAGGCGGACATGACCACGGTCGCCGAGGAGGCGATCACCGGCGTGCGGGTGGTGAAGGGGTTCGGCCAGGAGCGGGCCGAGCTCGGCCGGTTCGTGGAGTCGCTGACGGTCCTGTTCCGCTCGCGGGTGCGTGCGGTGCGCGAACGCTCGCCGCTGCTCGCCACGCTGCAGGCGTCGCCGCTCGCCGGCCAGGTGCTGGTGCTGCTGTTCGGTGGCTGGCTCGCCCTGAACGGCCACCTGACCGTCGGCACGTTCTTCGCGTTCCTCGCCTACCTGGCCGACCTGAACGGCTCGGCCCGGCTGCTGGCAATGGTGCTCACGCTGCTCCCGCGGGCGCGGTCGGGCACCGAGCGGATCGCCGAGGTGTTCGCCGTCCAGCCCGAGGTGCGCGACGAGGCGGCCCGTCCCGCGGCCGCCGACCCGGCCGAGGCCCGACCCGCGACGGCGCGGCCCGGGACCGACAGGACCGGCGGCAACGCCGAGCGCGGTGCGTTCGTGACCTTCGACGACGTGTCGTTCTCCTACCCCGACGGGCCGGAGGCGCTGGACGGGTTCAGCCTGGACGTCCTGCCCGGTGAGACCGTGGCGATCGTCGGGCCAACCGGGTCCGGCAAGTCCTCGGCACTGCAGCTGGTGTCCCGGCTGCGTGACGTGAGCTCGGGCCGGGTGCTGCTGGACGGTGTGGACGTACGAGAACTTCCGCTGCCGGACCTGCGCCGACGGGTCAGTGTGGTCTTCGACGAGGCGATGCTGCTGTCCGGTTCGATCCGGGACAACATCGCCTACGGCCGCGCGGACGCCACCGACGACGAGGTTGTCGCGATGGCGAAGATCGCCGCCATCCACGACTTCGTGACCAACCTCCCCGAGGGGTACGACACCGAGGTCGGGCAGGAGGGCCTAGGCCTGTCCGGCGGGCAGCGGCAGCGGATCGCGCTGGCCCGGGCGCTGGTGGCCGACGCGGACGTGCTCGTCCTGGACGACGCGACGTCGGCGGTGGACGTGCAGGTCGAGCGGCGCATCCTGGACGCGATGCGCGAGGTCGTCGACGGCCGCACCGTGATCGTCGTGGCCTACCGCGAGTCCACCGTCGCGCTGGCCGACCGGGTGGTCCTCGTGGACGGCGGGCGGGTGGTCGACCAGGGCACCCACGAGGAGTTGCTGGTCCGGTCGGAGCTGTACCAGGCGCTGATGTCGGAGCTGGCAGACACCAAGGGCGCCGAGGACGGTGAAGGCGCCGGCGACGGCGCGCAGGCCGCCTCGGCCGTGACACCCGAGGCGTGGGAGCCGTCGCAGACGGCGGTGAACCCGTTGCGGGCAAGGGTCGGCGACCCGGTGTCGCCGGAGCTGCTGTCCGCGCTGGCCGCGCTGCGTCCGGCCGCCGACGAGACCGCTGTCGACGTCGAGCGGGAGTCGAACCGGCACGAGCGGTTCAGGTTCACCAGGATGCTGCGGCCGCAGCGCTGGGGGATCCTGCTCGGTCTGGCGTTGCTGCTGGTGGACGCGCTGGCGGTGCTGGCCGGCCCGTTGCTGGTGCAGAACGGCCTGGAGCAGGCTCTGGGCAGCCGGTCGCTGGGCATGCTGCTGGTGACCTGTGCGGTGTTCGGGCTGGTGGCGCTGATCGACTGGAGCGACGTCTGGGCCACCACGTTCGTCACCGCGCGTACCACCGAGCGCATCCTGTACGCCTTGCGGATAAGGCTGTTCGCCCATCTGCAGCGGCTCGGCATGGACTACTACGACCGCACCCACGCGGGGCGGATCATGACCCGGCTCACCTCCGACGTCAACGCGGTGGCGGAGCTGATCCAGGCCGGGCTCACCAACGCCCTGGTCGCGATCGTCACGTTCACCGGCATGACGGCGGTGCTGCTGGTGCTCAACCCGACCCTCGCACTGGTGGTCCTGGCGGTCGTCCCGCCGGCGACGGTGGCCACGATCTGGTACCGCCGGGTGGTGGGTCCCGCGTACGAGGAGGCACGCGAGCTCAACTCCGCGCTGAACACCTACCTGCACGAGACCCTCGCGGTGCTGCCGGTCACCCAGGCGTTCCAGCGCGAGCACGCCAACCAGACGTACTTCCGCGGCCTTGCCGACCGGCAGTTCGTCGCCCGGCGGACGAGCAACCGCGCGACCGCGATGTACGTCGCGTTCATCGAACTGCTCGCCGGGCTCACTGTTGCCACCACGCTGCTGGTCGGCTGGCACCTGGTGGAGACGGGGCAGCTGCGGGTCGCCGAGCTGGTGCCGTTCCTGCTCTACCTCGCCCTGGCATTCGCGCCGATCCAGCAGATGGCGACGGTCTTCGACATCTACCAGCGGGCCCGCACCGGCGTCACCCGGATCGCGGCCCTGCTGGCGGAGGAGGTCAGCGTCCCCACGCCGGCCGAACCCACCGACGTCGGCACGCTGCGCGGCGACATCGAGCTGCGCGACGTCACGCTGCAGTACAACGGCACCCGCAAGCCCGCCTTGCGCGAGGCCAACCTGCGGGTCGACGCGGGTGAACGGGTGGCGTTCGTGGGGCAGACAGGTGCCGGGAAGTCCACGATCGCCAAGGTGATAACGAGGTTCTACGACGCCACCGGCGGGCAGGTCGAGATTGACGGTGCGCCGGTGACAGGGTTCGACCCGGAGAAGTTCCGGCAGTCGATCGGTTACGTCCCCCAGGAACCGTTCCTGTTCTCGCGCACGATCCGGGACAACATCGCCTACGGCATCCCGGACGTCACCGACGAGATGGTGGAGCAGGCCGCCCGCGCGGTGGGCGCGCACGACTTCATCGCCGGGCTGGACGGTGGTTACCTGCACGAGGTGCAGGAGCGCGGCCGGTCGTTGTCGGCGGGACAGCGGCAGTTGCTCTGCCTGGCAAGGGCGCTGGTGATGGACCCGCGGATCCTGGTGCTCGACGAGGCAACCTCACATCTGGACCTGCAGAGTGAGCGCCGGGTCGAGCAGGCGATGGCGAAGGTCGCTGCCGGCCGGACGACCATCGTGATCGCGCACCGGCCGCAGACGCTGCGGTGGGTGGACCGGATCGTCACCGTGCACGACGGGCAGGTGGTCGCCGACCAGACCGCCGAGCAGTTCCAGGCCGCCCGGGTCGCCTCGGCGCAGTAG